A stretch of Dromaius novaehollandiae isolate bDroNov1 chromosome 8, bDroNov1.hap1, whole genome shotgun sequence DNA encodes these proteins:
- the APOBEC4 gene encoding LOW QUALITY PROTEIN: putative C->U-editing enzyme APOBEC-4 (The sequence of the model RefSeq protein was modified relative to this genomic sequence to represent the inferred CDS: substituted 1 base at 1 genomic stop codon), whose amino-acid sequence MIPEQKTIFQEYLTKQGTVVKPYYXQTPNPNCAKCPYHIRTGEEATVPYAEFHGAFGFPYRSTSLQNKHLLFYELRLFSGTLVQKGHATNCTDQDNHPEAMLFEAGSYLDSVTYTYENIGYIILYSNYSPCNEADHCCISKIYNFLIKYPEVTLCIYFSQLYHTEDSFPTAMWNREALRSLSSLWPHVTLYPVSGGTWHYLLSNFVHGNPGSTLYHPLLPSRTLPDQPNLHQINNLIGMKPYFKKAFPHAMQGKPALQQSLKTFSSFSEPASQQPLQLMKSSLPSLMSQSHLVLFPGMFLPFQKEYLYSKPKNIVRHLKMAKELLNETHNSEMFPKGRHLF is encoded by the coding sequence ATGATCCCAGaacaaaaaacaattttccaAGAGTATTTGACAAAGCAGGGGACTGTAGTAAAGCCCTATTACTGACAGACACCGAACCCAAACTGTGCTAAGTGTCCCTATCACATACGGACAGGTGAAGAAGCTACAGTCCCTTATGCAGAATTTCACGGGGCCTTTGGATTCCCATACAGGTCAACAAGCCTCCAAAACAAACATCTTCTATTCTATGAATTGAGGCTTTTCTCTGGCACATTAGTCCAAAAAGGCCATGCTACCAACTGTACCGACCAAGACAACCATCCAGAAGCTATGTTATTTGAAGCAGGCAGTTATCTGGACTCAGTTACTTATACCTATGAAAACATTGGCTACATAATCCTCTATTCAAACTACTCTCCTTGTAATGAGGCTGACCACTGCTGCATAAGTAAAATCTACAATTTCTTGATAAAGTATCCAGAAGTCACCCTCTGCATCTATTTCTCTCAGCTTTATCACACTGAGGACAGTTTCCCCACAGCTATGTGGAACCGTGAAGCTTTACGAAGCCTTTCCAGCTTATGGCCTCACGTGACTCTATACCCAGTGTCTGGGGGAACATGGCATTACCTCCTCTCCAATTTTGTGCATGGCAACCCAGGGTCAACCCTTTATCATCCACTTTTGCCATCAAGAACCTTACCAGATCAACCAAATTTACATCAAATTAACAACTTAATAGGAATGAAACCATACTTTAAGAAAGCATTTCCACATGCAATGCAGGGAAAGCCTGCTCTGCAGCAAAGTTTAaagaccttttcttctttttctgaaccGGCCTCCCAACAGCCTTTACAACTGATGAAAAGCAGTCTGCCATCTCTGATGTCTCAAAGCCACTTGGTGCTTTTCCCAGGCATGTTTCTACCCTTTCAGAAGGAATATCTGTACTCCAAACCTAAAAATATTGTAAGACATTTAAAAATGGCTAAGGAATTACTAAATGAAACTCATAATTCTGAAATGTTTCCAAAAGGTAGACACCTATTTTGA